The Brachyhypopomus gauderio isolate BG-103 chromosome 7, BGAUD_0.2, whole genome shotgun sequence genome has a window encoding:
- the sapcd2 gene encoding suppressor APC domain-containing protein 2 isoform X1 translates to MALVASDPNCERSGLTCGTGIKREGVQSRARGLKITNMQPKETVLSTEALPKAFLHSLRTLFDILDDERRGYVHISEIESRWQGSDTQDLPGCVLDCLRRVTPTHGCLTFERFVAGLRFSMLNPENSTKSYCSNNKQNCFPNGSKPQPQQTHSHKTGGCALGTRPYEGHIRPLGPSNGTNMHHSHASSFQSRTRHHDDTSSVYTISSKLSTSDSSNYADLASTAQRYSSGEYERTGRSLERIHVCRSDSVRVGKKARHPNRVRSIESLALESSGVQKQSPQGKQAGFPRSQSETTTGFTGSRRQGWSQEEQRRHTITNGVDYEMLKQMKELEQEKDSLLAGLDVVERAREWYQSQIHNVTERQRLVGQSSHCSQDFMMESGQNRLNILLPKLQEVSCCLNDLISCSGMALASASPHGSSIAPSGLAVQVPPQAIQRLKDQNRLLTQEVTEKSERITQLQQEKSALIKQLFEARARSTHDSSALDSTFI, encoded by the exons GAAACAGTGCTGTCCACAGAAGCATTACCAAAGGCTTTTTTACATAGCTTGCGAACCTTATTCGATATTCTGGACGACGAAAGGCGAGGATATGTGCACATATCAGAGATTGAAAGTCGGTGGCAAGGCTCGGACACTCAGGATTTACCTGGCTGTGTATTGGATTGTCTAAGACGGGTTACGCCAACTCATGGTTGCCTGACTTTCGAGCGCTTCGTTGCAGGACTCCGGTTCTCGATGCTAAATCCCGAAAACAGCACCAAATCGTATTGCTCAAATAATAAGCAAAACTGCTTCCCAAACGGATCGAAACCACAACCAcagcaaacacactcacataaaaCAGGCGGCTGCGCTTTGGGAACACGGCCGTATGAGGGTCATATTCGGCCTCTCGGGCCAAGCAATGGAACTAATATGCATCACAGCCATGCATCATCCTTTCAGAGCCGGACAAGACACCACGATGACACCAGTTCTGTATACACAATCTCAAGTAAACTGTCAACAAGCGACTCCTCAAATTACGCTGACCTTGCGAGTACAGCTCAGAGATACAGCAGCGGTGAATACGAAAGAACCGGGAGAAGTCTGGAGCGCATTCACGTTTGTAGATCAGATTCCGTTCGTGTTGGGAAAAAGGCGCGTCACCCGAATCGGGTCCGGTCAATTGAATCACTTGCGCTTGAGTCTTCCGGTGTCCAAAAGCAAA GCCCTCAGGGAAAGCAAGCTGGTTTTCCCCGCTCTCAGAGCGAGACCACCACAGGGTTCACAGGGTCTCGGCGGCAGGGCTGGAGCCAAGAAGAGCAGCGTCGACACACCATCACTAATGGCGTTGATTATGAAATG CTGAAGCAGATGAAGGAGCTCGAGCAAGAGAAGGACTCACTGCTAGCTGGCCTGGATGTGGTGGAAAGGGCCAGAGAGTGGTACCAGAGCCAGATCCATAATGTTACTGAGAGACAGAGGCTGGTGGGACAGAGCAGCCACTGCTCC CAGGATTTTATGATGGAATCTGGACAAAATCGTCTAAACATCCTGCTGCCCAAACTACAAGAAGTCAGTTGCTGCCTTAATGATCTCATATCCTGTTCTGGAATG GCCTTGGCCTCAGCCAGCCCCCATGGGTCTTCCATCGCCCCCAGTGGTCTGGCTGTCCAAGTCCCTCCACAGGCCATCCAGCGACTGAAGGACCAAAATCGTCTTCTCACACAG GAAGTGACTGAGAAGAGTGAGCGTATTACCCAGCTCCAGCAGGAGAAGTCTGCTCTCATCAAGCAGCTGTTTGAGGCACGGGCCCGTAGCACTCATGACAGCAGTGCCCTCGACTCCACCTTCATATAG
- the hcar2 gene encoding hydroxycarboxylic acid receptor 2, with amino-acid sequence MHVAVYINNSLLLSHQPMNTSAADQNIFEMCKDLPEVLLFYLGLQFVNMFLGVPANLMVLWLIHKNKSDSSTSDIFIMHLAVLDTFFCLIPPLELINLVYLTTSSTWYVLRFFYGIKDSSPLFLSCICLDRYMAVLHPLTFNQLKERRYRAICAASVWVATLTYAVAKCVGTILNFHKAFTAMILAAFAFMVFCNISILWALSQSRLGHDEMHPVKKRAFKMVLIILAIIVFNYFPPVALFPFQAYFSQEVYMCYIHYIAFGFMDISSSIQPLLYLSKEKPKCPACCCKCCITKETDNIVTPEPSTVYTVNSKDFSQINIKMIV; translated from the coding sequence ATGCATGTAGCTGTCTACATCAATAACTCGCTACTACTCAGTCACCAGCCCATGAACACCTCTGCAGCTGACCAGAACATTTTTGAGATGTGCAAAGACCTGCCTGAAGTCCTCCTTTTTTACCTGGGCTTACAATTTGTCAACATGTTCCTAGGTGTACCGGCCAACCTAATGGTGCTGTGGCTCATTCACAAGAATAAGAGTGACTCATCCACCTCAGACATCTTCATCATGCACCTGGCTGTGCTGGACACATTCTTCTGCCTCATCCCACCGCTGGAGTTGATCAACCTGGTCTACCTGACCACCAGCAGCACCTGGTATGTCCTGCGCTTCTTCTATGGCATCAAGGACTCGTCACCACTCTTCCTCTCATGCATCTGCCTTGACCGCTACATGGCCGTGCTCCACCCATTAACCTTCAACCAGCTGAAGGAGAGGCGATATCGTGCCATATGTGCCGCCAGCGTCTGGGTAGCCACCCTCACCTACGCTGTGGCCAAATGTGTCGGCACCATCCTCAACTTCCACAAGGCCTTCACAGCCATGATACTGGCAGCGTTTGCTTTCATGGTGTTCTGCAACATCTCCATCCTGTGGGCACTGAGCCAGTCCAGGCTAGGCCATGATGAGATGCACCCGGTCAAGAAGAGGGCTTTTAAGATGGTCCTAATTATTCTGGCCATCATTGTCTTCAACTACTTCCCACCTGTAGCTCTCTTTCCATTTCAGGCCTATTTCTCTCAAGAAGTGTACATGTGTTACATTCACTACATAGCCTTTGGCTTCATGGACATCAGCAGTAGCATTCAACCACTGTTATACCTGTCCAAAGAGAAGCCAAAATGCCCAGCATGCTGTTGCAAGTGCTGCATCACTAAAGAGACTGACAATATAGTCACGCCTGAGCCATCAACCGTGTACACTGTAAACAGCAAAGATTTCTCTCAGATTAATATTAAGATGATTGTGTGA
- the sapcd2 gene encoding suppressor APC domain-containing protein 2 isoform X2 produces the protein MALVASDPNCERSGLTCGTGIKREGVQSRARGLKITNMQPKETVLSTEALPKAFLHSLRTLFDILDDERRGYVHISEIESRWQGSDTQDLPGCVLDCLRRVTPTHGCLTFERFVAGLRFSMLNPENSTKSYCSNNKQNCFPNGSKPQPQQTHSHKTGGCALGTRPYEGHIRPLGPSNGTNMHHSHASSFQSRTRHHDDTSSVYTISSKLSTSDSSNYADLASTAQRYSSGEYERTGRSLERIHVCRSDSVRVGKKARHPNRVRSIESLALESSGVQKQSPQGKQAGFPRSQSETTTGFTGSRRQGWSQEEQRRHTITNGVDYEMLKQMKELEQEKDSLLAGLDVVERAREWYQSQIHNVTERQRLVGQSSHCSDFMMESGQNRLNILLPKLQEVSCCLNDLISCSGMALASASPHGSSIAPSGLAVQVPPQAIQRLKDQNRLLTQEVTEKSERITQLQQEKSALIKQLFEARARSTHDSSALDSTFI, from the exons GAAACAGTGCTGTCCACAGAAGCATTACCAAAGGCTTTTTTACATAGCTTGCGAACCTTATTCGATATTCTGGACGACGAAAGGCGAGGATATGTGCACATATCAGAGATTGAAAGTCGGTGGCAAGGCTCGGACACTCAGGATTTACCTGGCTGTGTATTGGATTGTCTAAGACGGGTTACGCCAACTCATGGTTGCCTGACTTTCGAGCGCTTCGTTGCAGGACTCCGGTTCTCGATGCTAAATCCCGAAAACAGCACCAAATCGTATTGCTCAAATAATAAGCAAAACTGCTTCCCAAACGGATCGAAACCACAACCAcagcaaacacactcacataaaaCAGGCGGCTGCGCTTTGGGAACACGGCCGTATGAGGGTCATATTCGGCCTCTCGGGCCAAGCAATGGAACTAATATGCATCACAGCCATGCATCATCCTTTCAGAGCCGGACAAGACACCACGATGACACCAGTTCTGTATACACAATCTCAAGTAAACTGTCAACAAGCGACTCCTCAAATTACGCTGACCTTGCGAGTACAGCTCAGAGATACAGCAGCGGTGAATACGAAAGAACCGGGAGAAGTCTGGAGCGCATTCACGTTTGTAGATCAGATTCCGTTCGTGTTGGGAAAAAGGCGCGTCACCCGAATCGGGTCCGGTCAATTGAATCACTTGCGCTTGAGTCTTCCGGTGTCCAAAAGCAAA GCCCTCAGGGAAAGCAAGCTGGTTTTCCCCGCTCTCAGAGCGAGACCACCACAGGGTTCACAGGGTCTCGGCGGCAGGGCTGGAGCCAAGAAGAGCAGCGTCGACACACCATCACTAATGGCGTTGATTATGAAATG CTGAAGCAGATGAAGGAGCTCGAGCAAGAGAAGGACTCACTGCTAGCTGGCCTGGATGTGGTGGAAAGGGCCAGAGAGTGGTACCAGAGCCAGATCCATAATGTTACTGAGAGACAGAGGCTGGTGGGACAGAGCAGCCACTGCTCC GATTTTATGATGGAATCTGGACAAAATCGTCTAAACATCCTGCTGCCCAAACTACAAGAAGTCAGTTGCTGCCTTAATGATCTCATATCCTGTTCTGGAATG GCCTTGGCCTCAGCCAGCCCCCATGGGTCTTCCATCGCCCCCAGTGGTCTGGCTGTCCAAGTCCCTCCACAGGCCATCCAGCGACTGAAGGACCAAAATCGTCTTCTCACACAG GAAGTGACTGAGAAGAGTGAGCGTATTACCCAGCTCCAGCAGGAGAAGTCTGCTCTCATCAAGCAGCTGTTTGAGGCACGGGCCCGTAGCACTCATGACAGCAGTGCCCTCGACTCCACCTTCATATAG
- the LOC143519017 gene encoding uncharacterized protein LOC143519017: MANSKNLKSFLESSLNEIFKATVGNILDSVDQTLSEYQGEIRRIASENEVLRKKLYAQEALKPHLKTENEDLAVADLDLSSQTSIHNSTIRSTQEGQRGPRGQSEDQTCTARDIKPRLLMSQPESGTSHLDKDLLSTTLSFVKTDPDFEDELAINLSKHQSSINFITKHIKVEDTEDNSVDAECYSQLGSPLDHSRDSDGEVRVTIVSDKHLTSATCEDDSDVENLEAQSSAQSIPEADTKASAANAELVGGCSRVSAESEDGLAEMLLWTESTHSREPKQSKNFHCALCNKSFSRMASLNIHARTHSSERAHNCSFCGKSFSRADLLKNHKRTHTGERPFTCNLCGKSYGHQGQLRIHKRIHTGEKPYCCPHCGKRFNEHNQLKVHLRTHTGERPYTCSVCAKTFTNAGNLRIHVRIHTGEKPYCCSQCGKRFNGMGDLKTHYRIHTGERPYRCDLCAKTFSQAGHLTIHKRMHTGEKPYSCGECGRSFTVASSLKLHQLTHTGEKLYSCPHCDKSFSRLGHLKRHEQLHSKDESHVCTECGKSYTNESSLRKHQKLHNSENMKNSDMRT; the protein is encoded by the exons ATGGCGAACTCCAAAAATCTGAAATCTTTTCTGGAGTCATCTTTAAATGAAATTTTTAAGGCAACTGTGGGTAACATCTTGGACTCTGTAGATCAGACCTTGTCTGAATATCAAGGGGAAATTCGTCGAATTGCGTCTGAGAACGAGGTCCTCAGGAAAAAACTGTATGCACAAGAGGCCTTAAAACCACATTTAAAGACAG AGAATGAGGATCTTGCTGTTGCCGACCTGGACTTATCAAGTCAGACTTCCATCCATAATTCAACAATCAGATCCACACAGGAGGGTCAAAGAGGCCCCAGGGGGCAGAGTGAAGATCAGACATGTACAGCTAGAGACATAAAGCCCAGATTACTAATGTCCCAACCAGAAAGTGGAACATCTCATTTAGACAAAGACCTGTTGAGTACCACCTTATCTTTTGTAAAGACTGACCCTGACTTTGAAGATGAGTTGGCCATCAACCTCTCAAAGCATCAGTCGTCTATCAACTTTATAACTAAGCATATTAAAGTAGAAGACACTGAAGATAACTCCGTAGATGCTGAATGTTACAGTCAGCTTGGCTCTCCCTTGGATCACTCAAGAGACAGTGATGGTGAGGTTAGGGTAACCATTGTGTCTGACAAGCACTTGACTAGTGCTACATGTGAAGATGACAGTGATGTTGAGAACCTTGAAGCACAGAGTTCAGCTCAAAGTATACCTGAGGCAGATACGAAAGCTTCAGCTGCTAATGCTGAACTGGTAGGGGGCTGCTCTAGAGTGTCTGCAGAGTCAGAGGATGGACTTGCTGAAATGCTCCTGTGGACAGAATCCACACACTCCAGAGAGCCGAAGCAAAGCAAAAACTTCCATTGTGCTCTCTGCAACAAGAGCTTCAGTCGCATGGCCTCGCTCAACATCCACGCCAGGACTCACAGCTCTGAGCGGGCACACAACTGCAGCTTCTGTGGCAAGAGCTTTAGCAGAGCCGACCTGCTGAAGAACCACAAACGTACCCACACAGGAGAGCGGCCATTTACCTGCAACCTATGTGGAAAAAGTTACGGCCATCAGGGTCAGCTCCGGATCCACAAACGAATCCACACTGGAGAAAAACCATACTGCTGTCCACACTGTGGCAAACGTTTCAATGAGCACAACCAGTTGAAAGTGCACTTGCGGACTCACACGGGCGAGCGACCGTacacttgcagtgtgtgcgccaAGACCTTCACCAACGCTGGCAACCTAAGGATTCATGTCAGAATTCATACAGGCGAGAAACCATATTGTTGCAGTCAGTGTGGAAAGAGGTTTAATGGCATGGGAGACCTCAAAACTCACTACCGCATCCACACTGGTGAGAGGCCGTACCGCTGCGACCTGTGTGCAAAGACCTTCAGCCAGGCTGGCCACCTGACCATCCACAAGCGCATGCATACAGGTGAGAAGCCATACAGCTGTGGTGAGTGTGGGCGGAGCTTCACAGTAGCCAGTAGCCTCAAGCTTCACCAGCTGACCCACACTGGGGAGAAGCTCTACAGCTGCCCACACTGTGACAAGAGCTTCAGCAGACTCGGACACCTCAAGAGACATGAGCAGCTCCACTCCAAAGATGAATCTCATGTGTGCACTGAATGTGGGAAGAGCTACACGAATGAGTCATCACTCCGGAAACACCAAAAACTTCACAATTCAGAGAATATGAAAAACTCAGATATGAGAACTTAA